The Streptomyces sp. NBC_00670 genome window below encodes:
- a CDS encoding FAD binding domain-containing protein yields the protein MKPFAYVRAGSVEEAVDAHAAHPGARYLGGGTNLMDLMKLDVERPGTLIDVSRLPLDDVRELPDGGLWAGATVRNSDLAAHPAVRDRYPALSQALLSGASGQLRNVATTGGNLLQRTRCPYFQDVTKPCNKREPGSGCGALEGVHRDHAVLGYSERCIATHPSDMAVALAALDAEVELYGADGKRKVPVAEFHRLPGEHPERDTEIRPGELITGVVLPAATAGLPSAYRKARDRASYAFALASVAAVLEVADGVVHRAGIAFGGVAHRPWRARRAEEALLGAAPTADAFEHAVDLELAAARPLGDNAYKVPLTRGVTLDVLTRLAPRTPAPV from the coding sequence GTGAAACCCTTCGCCTATGTGCGGGCCGGCAGCGTCGAGGAGGCCGTCGACGCCCATGCCGCGCACCCCGGTGCCCGTTACCTCGGGGGCGGCACCAATCTGATGGACCTGATGAAGCTGGACGTGGAACGGCCCGGCACCCTGATCGACGTCAGCCGGCTGCCGCTGGACGACGTGCGGGAGCTGCCCGACGGGGGGCTGTGGGCCGGGGCCACCGTCCGCAACAGCGACCTGGCGGCGCACCCCGCCGTCCGCGACCGCTACCCGGCGCTCTCCCAGGCGCTGCTCTCCGGCGCCTCCGGGCAACTGCGCAACGTCGCCACCACCGGCGGCAATCTGCTCCAGCGCACGCGCTGCCCGTACTTCCAGGACGTCACCAAGCCCTGCAACAAGCGGGAGCCGGGCAGCGGGTGCGGCGCCCTGGAGGGCGTGCACCGCGACCACGCGGTCCTCGGGTACTCCGAGCGGTGCATCGCCACGCACCCCTCGGACATGGCGGTGGCGCTGGCCGCGCTGGACGCCGAGGTGGAGCTGTACGGCGCGGACGGGAAGCGGAAGGTGCCGGTGGCCGAGTTCCACCGGCTGCCCGGCGAGCACCCGGAGCGGGACACCGAGATCCGCCCCGGGGAGCTGATCACCGGGGTGGTGCTGCCCGCGGCCACGGCCGGGCTGCCCTCCGCGTACCGCAAGGCCCGCGACCGTGCCTCGTACGCCTTCGCGCTCGCCTCGGTGGCAGCCGTCCTGGAGGTGGCCGACGGTGTCGTGCACCGGGCCGGGATCGCGTTCGGCGGGGTGGCGCACCGGCCGTGGCGGGCGCGGCGGGCCGAGGAGGCACTGCTGGGCGCCGCGCCGACGGCGGACGCGTTCGAGCACGCCGTCGATCTGGAGCTGGCGGCGGCCCGGCCGCTGGGCGACAACGCCTACAAGGTGCCGCTGACCCGGGGCGTGACCCTGGACGTCCTCACCCGACTGGCGCCCCGCACCCCGGCACCCGTCTGA
- a CDS encoding (2Fe-2S)-binding protein, giving the protein MDGPHHETGTGDRARDGARPTGHEAPGGGAVGTLPDDCRSTTTLRVNGVSHTLTVDNRRVLLDLLREDLDLVGAKKGCDHGQCGACTVLLDGRRVNSCLLPAVALDGREVTTVEGLPALAPPEDRADGADGGGPLHPLQRAFLDRDAFQCGYCTPGQLCSAVGAIGEAVAGHPSHVTDPAAPSGEPVPLTRAEIRERLSGNLCRCGAYPHIVEAVEDVLP; this is encoded by the coding sequence ATGGACGGTCCGCACCACGAGACAGGCACCGGCGACCGGGCCCGCGACGGCGCCCGCCCCACCGGGCACGAGGCGCCGGGCGGCGGTGCCGTCGGCACCCTGCCGGACGACTGCCGGTCCACGACGACGCTCCGCGTGAACGGCGTGTCGCACACGCTGACCGTCGACAACCGGCGTGTCCTGCTGGACCTGCTGCGCGAGGACCTCGACCTCGTCGGCGCGAAGAAGGGCTGCGACCACGGCCAGTGCGGTGCCTGCACGGTGCTGCTCGACGGGCGCCGGGTCAACAGCTGTCTGCTGCCCGCCGTGGCCCTGGACGGCCGCGAGGTCACCACCGTCGAGGGGCTCCCGGCGCTCGCCCCGCCCGAGGACCGTGCCGACGGTGCCGACGGCGGCGGCCCGCTCCACCCGTTGCAGCGGGCCTTCCTGGACCGGGACGCCTTCCAGTGCGGCTACTGCACCCCGGGCCAGCTCTGCTCCGCCGTCGGCGCGATCGGCGAGGCCGTGGCGGGCCATCCCTCGCACGTCACCGATCCGGCCGCCCCGTCCGGCGAGCCGGTGCCGCTCACGCGCGCGGAGATCCGCGAGCGGCTCAGCGGCAATCTGTGCCGCTGCGGCGCCTATCCGCACATCGTCGAGGCCGTGGAGGACGTACTGCCGTGA
- a CDS encoding NADP-dependent oxidoreductase, with product MRAMTYDRFGDNGVLSETRQPRPKVGPSEVLVRVRCASVNPVDWKLMAGGLKDLMDTVFPVVPGWDVAGVIEQVGIDVPEFAVGDEVVAYARKDYVHGGTFAEFVTVPVRALARRPASLSWEQSGGLPLAGLTAYQTLTRLGTGKGSTVLIHNAAGGVGTMGVQIAVALGARVIGTASPKRHDTLRELGAEPVAYGDGLADRVRELAPDGVDVVADFVGGVLDVTRAVLAEGGRHASIADNSVIEAGGQWMWVRPSGADLAELGRLADEGKLTVPVAATYPLEELPDAFARSQEGHTHGKIVVTV from the coding sequence ATGCGCGCCATGACCTACGACCGCTTCGGCGACAACGGGGTGCTGTCCGAGACCCGGCAGCCCCGCCCCAAGGTGGGCCCCAGCGAGGTGCTCGTGCGGGTGCGCTGCGCCTCGGTCAACCCCGTCGACTGGAAGCTCATGGCCGGCGGCCTGAAGGACCTGATGGACACCGTCTTCCCGGTGGTGCCCGGCTGGGACGTGGCCGGGGTCATCGAGCAGGTCGGCATCGACGTGCCCGAGTTCGCGGTCGGCGACGAGGTGGTGGCGTACGCGCGGAAGGACTACGTGCACGGCGGGACCTTCGCCGAGTTCGTCACCGTCCCCGTGCGCGCCCTGGCCCGGCGGCCGGCGTCGCTGTCGTGGGAGCAGTCGGGCGGGCTGCCGCTCGCGGGGCTCACCGCGTACCAGACGCTGACCCGGCTGGGCACCGGCAAGGGCAGCACCGTGCTGATCCACAACGCGGCCGGCGGCGTGGGCACGATGGGCGTGCAGATCGCGGTGGCGCTGGGCGCCCGGGTGATCGGCACGGCGTCGCCGAAGCGGCACGACACGCTGCGCGAGCTGGGCGCCGAGCCGGTGGCGTACGGCGACGGGCTCGCCGACCGGGTGCGGGAGCTGGCGCCGGACGGGGTGGACGTGGTGGCCGACTTCGTGGGCGGGGTCCTGGACGTCACCCGGGCGGTCCTGGCCGAGGGCGGGCGGCACGCGTCCATCGCCGACAACAGCGTCATCGAGGCGGGCGGGCAGTGGATGTGGGTCCGGCCCAGCGGCGCTGACCTGGCCGAACTGGGCCGGCTGGCGGACGAGGGGAAGCTGACGGTGCCCGTCGCCGCGACGTACCCGCTGGAGGAGTTGCCGGACGCCTTCGCGCGCAGCCAGGAGGGGCACACCCACGGCAAGATCGTCGTCACCGTCTGA
- a CDS encoding restriction endonuclease codes for MTTTPVRPIRVRRRGRGFDLRRTSLFFVLLALVVVVLGLAARTAARAAADRPVLAVALCLVALPSAAFALRHGRRRFSARRAARRAVTAFDAATTTALDSLTEPAPAAPVTAGSQPAEPAPTGLTLTEPPLAAPEFGPEQPPTPRTELDPDPVQYTAVDYDLLDPDAFEQAVAALCERDGCTEVEVVGGAGDLGADVVGIAPDGRRLVVQCKRYGGTHKVGSQDLQRFGGTCFTVHGAEVAAVVTTSDFTAPAVEYAEQCGILCVDRDTLQAWSDGTGPEPWRLDHRPHPDDHQ; via the coding sequence ATGACCACCACACCTGTGCGCCCGATACGTGTGCGGCGCCGCGGCCGCGGCTTCGACCTGCGGCGGACCTCGCTGTTCTTCGTCCTGCTCGCCCTGGTCGTGGTGGTGCTGGGGCTCGCCGCGCGGACGGCCGCCCGGGCCGCCGCGGACCGGCCGGTCCTGGCGGTGGCGCTGTGTCTGGTCGCGCTGCCGTCCGCCGCGTTCGCCCTGCGCCACGGCCGCCGCCGCTTCTCCGCCCGCCGGGCCGCGCGCCGCGCGGTCACCGCCTTCGACGCCGCGACGACGACGGCCCTCGACTCCCTGACGGAACCGGCCCCCGCGGCCCCCGTCACCGCCGGATCCCAGCCGGCCGAGCCCGCACCCACCGGCCTCACGCTCACCGAACCCCCGCTCGCCGCCCCCGAGTTCGGGCCGGAGCAGCCACCCACGCCCCGCACCGAACTCGACCCCGATCCCGTGCAGTACACCGCCGTCGACTACGACCTCCTCGACCCCGACGCGTTCGAGCAGGCCGTCGCCGCGCTGTGCGAGCGCGACGGGTGCACGGAGGTGGAGGTGGTCGGCGGCGCCGGGGACCTCGGCGCGGACGTGGTGGGGATCGCCCCCGACGGCCGGCGCCTCGTCGTCCAGTGCAAGCGGTACGGCGGCACCCACAAGGTCGGCTCGCAGGACCTGCAACGCTTCGGCGGCACGTGCTTCACCGTGCACGGGGCCGAGGTCGCCGCCGTGGTGACCACGAGCGACTTCACCGCGCCCGCCGTCGAGTACGCCGAGCAGTGCGGCATCCTCTGCGTCGACCGGGACACCCTGCAAGCCTGGAGTGACGGCACCGGTCCCGAGCCCTGGCGCCTGGACCACCGCCCGCACCCCGACGACCACCAGTGA
- a CDS encoding DUF1996 domain-containing protein — protein sequence MTGGTRRRPKAARRSTAAAIALMLGGAGLIAVNTYASATETGSSETSQQLPAGAAGSTIDCPEVADHLPELSEKARAGVSGELAAMDTQITDAYQRLTAMGTAAGAGAGEKVKDEVLDPLAESRTESIGRISDSIDRSTGQRPSGLDDLAACEVKTDPGSTAGTGDGGGDAPSGTDGKNENGPDASDFVDIRTVKPNVSGPVAGAGVARGSFTVDCGVNENKNYNTDNVIAAPGVTNGAHHLHDYVGNQDVNAFSNNDTFAAADTSCEDQGDKSAYYWPVVRVQDGTQDFDQNSDGGGKEGNVGKILTAKQVEITYVGSRTGKVVAMPKFLRIITGDAKAFTNGPANANAHFSCTGFEDKVQLTDKYPICPEGSDVVRSFAFQSCWDGQNIDSANHRTHVAFADADGTCANGFKAIPRLTMRLVYEVPAPAIENGRVTNAYAVDGFPEQLHKPINDHDDFINIMDEKLMDEMVDCLNAGRTCGAGTPPATEPGDDKGGEQGGDAGNGGGKGDDNGAQDGKDAGKDAGKGTQDDTKGSGDDAVKGDGDTGVDTPKTESTVASDAQRSEASEAPAGSTAPSAGSRAGGDDDQDAVGSNPAPQAEGSRGSLAETGSQLWPAAAGALMLCAGLVVLLRSRRYTARR from the coding sequence GTGACCGGAGGGACCCGCAGGAGACCGAAGGCCGCACGGCGCAGTACGGCGGCGGCGATCGCGCTGATGCTCGGCGGGGCCGGTCTGATCGCGGTCAACACGTACGCCTCGGCCACCGAGACGGGCTCGTCGGAGACCTCCCAGCAGCTGCCGGCCGGTGCGGCGGGGAGCACGATCGACTGTCCCGAGGTCGCCGACCACCTGCCCGAGCTGTCGGAGAAGGCCCGGGCGGGCGTGAGCGGTGAACTGGCCGCGATGGACACCCAGATCACCGACGCCTACCAGCGGCTGACCGCGATGGGCACGGCGGCCGGGGCCGGCGCCGGGGAGAAGGTCAAGGACGAAGTCCTCGATCCGCTGGCCGAGTCGAGGACGGAGAGCATCGGCCGGATCAGCGACTCGATCGACAGGAGCACCGGTCAACGGCCGTCGGGTCTGGACGACCTGGCGGCCTGCGAGGTGAAGACGGACCCGGGCAGCACGGCGGGCACCGGCGACGGTGGCGGTGACGCCCCGTCCGGCACCGACGGAAAGAACGAGAACGGCCCGGACGCCTCGGACTTCGTCGACATCCGCACCGTGAAGCCGAACGTGAGCGGCCCCGTGGCGGGGGCCGGCGTCGCCCGCGGCTCGTTCACCGTCGACTGCGGGGTGAACGAGAACAAGAACTACAACACCGACAACGTCATCGCGGCGCCCGGCGTGACCAACGGTGCCCACCATCTGCACGACTACGTCGGCAACCAGGACGTCAACGCCTTCTCGAACAACGACACGTTCGCGGCGGCGGACACCTCCTGCGAGGACCAGGGCGACAAGTCGGCGTACTACTGGCCGGTGGTCCGCGTTCAGGACGGCACGCAGGACTTCGACCAGAACAGCGACGGCGGCGGCAAGGAGGGCAACGTCGGCAAGATCCTCACCGCCAAGCAGGTCGAGATCACCTACGTCGGCAGCAGGACCGGCAAGGTCGTCGCGATGCCGAAGTTCCTGCGCATCATCACCGGTGACGCCAAGGCCTTCACCAACGGCCCGGCCAACGCCAACGCGCACTTCAGCTGCACCGGCTTCGAGGACAAGGTCCAGCTGACGGACAAGTACCCGATCTGCCCCGAAGGCAGTGACGTGGTCCGCTCGTTCGCCTTCCAGAGCTGCTGGGACGGCCAGAACATCGACAGCGCCAACCACCGTACGCATGTCGCGTTCGCCGACGCGGACGGCACCTGCGCCAACGGCTTCAAGGCCATTCCGCGGCTGACGATGCGCCTGGTGTACGAGGTCCCCGCCCCGGCGATCGAGAACGGCCGGGTGACGAACGCCTACGCGGTCGACGGGTTCCCGGAGCAGTTGCACAAGCCGATCAACGACCACGACGACTTCATCAACATCATGGACGAGAAGTTGATGGACGAGATGGTCGACTGCCTCAACGCGGGCCGGACCTGCGGCGCCGGCACCCCGCCCGCGACCGAGCCCGGCGACGACAAGGGCGGTGAACAGGGCGGCGACGCCGGCAACGGCGGTGGCAAGGGCGACGACAACGGCGCGCAGGACGGGAAGGACGCCGGAAAGGACGCCGGGAAGGGCACCCAGGACGACACCAAGGGCTCCGGCGACGACGCCGTGAAGGGCGACGGCGACACCGGCGTCGACACCCCGAAGACCGAGTCGACCGTCGCGTCCGACGCCCAGCGGTCGGAGGCCAGCGAGGCACCCGCCGGCTCCACTGCGCCCTCCGCGGGCTCCCGGGCCGGGGGCGACGACGACCAGGACGCCGTGGGCTCCAACCCCGCGCCCCAGGCCGAGGGTTCGCGGGGCAGCCTCGCCGAGACCGGGTCGCAGCTGTGGCCCGCCGCGGCCGGTGCTTTGATGCTCTGCGCCGGTCTGGTCGTCCTGCTGCGCTCGCGGCGGTACACCGCACGCCGCTGA
- a CDS encoding DoxX family protein, whose translation MSLLRVLGRPMLASMFIAGGLDSVRHPERVAGAAEPVVRPVSDRVPVVPDSTEQAVRLSGAVQVAAGVLLGLGRMPRLSALALAGTLVPTTLAGHRFWEAEDDADRVQQRIHFLKNVSMLGGLLVAADDTGGLPSLLWRGRHTAKELRREAKLVRRSARMGALPAAAAGSVRANAKGLKAKLPG comes from the coding sequence ATGAGTCTGTTGCGAGTGCTCGGCCGTCCGATGCTGGCCTCCATGTTCATCGCGGGCGGACTGGACTCCGTCCGCCACCCGGAGCGGGTGGCGGGAGCCGCGGAGCCCGTGGTCCGGCCCGTGTCCGACCGTGTGCCGGTGGTGCCCGACAGCACCGAGCAGGCCGTACGGCTCAGCGGTGCCGTACAGGTCGCGGCCGGCGTGCTGCTGGGCCTCGGCCGCATGCCCCGGCTCTCCGCGCTGGCCCTCGCGGGCACGCTCGTGCCGACGACGCTGGCGGGCCACCGGTTCTGGGAGGCGGAGGACGACGCCGACCGCGTCCAGCAGCGCATCCACTTCCTCAAGAACGTCTCGATGCTGGGCGGGCTCCTCGTCGCCGCCGACGACACCGGGGGCCTGCCCTCGCTCCTGTGGCGCGGCCGCCACACCGCGAAGGAGCTGCGGCGCGAGGCGAAGCTCGTGCGCCGCTCGGCCCGGATGGGCGCGCTCCCGGCGGCCGCGGCGGGCAGCGTACGGGCCAACGCGAAGGGCCTGAAGGCCAAGCTCCCCGGCTGA
- a CDS encoding universal stress protein — MSEADGVGPARVVVGTSDSLSSRTALYRAAEEARRRDAELWAVLAWDTPGGELTAHRPAGTEPLLDEWRRPARRALLTVLHETFGTAGPGVPMRAVLGRGPAGRTLVHIADRAGDLLVVGAGRRGRLRRLLSPSVSRYCIAHAACPVLAVPPSPLAADWKAAHRRNALRLPLDTRHLTDETQAKVPPER, encoded by the coding sequence ATGTCTGAAGCCGACGGTGTGGGACCCGCTCGTGTCGTGGTCGGTACGAGCGATTCCCTCAGCAGCCGGACGGCCCTGTACCGGGCCGCCGAGGAAGCCCGGCGCAGGGACGCCGAACTGTGGGCCGTGCTCGCCTGGGACACACCCGGCGGCGAGCTCACCGCACACCGCCCGGCCGGCACGGAACCACTGCTCGACGAGTGGCGGCGGCCGGCCCGGCGCGCCCTGCTGACGGTGCTGCACGAGACCTTCGGCACCGCGGGGCCCGGCGTGCCAATGCGGGCCGTCCTCGGCCGGGGTCCGGCGGGCCGGACCCTGGTGCACATCGCCGACCGCGCCGGTGACCTGTTGGTCGTCGGCGCCGGACGGCGCGGCCGCCTGCGTCGGCTGCTGTCGCCCTCCGTGAGCCGGTACTGCATCGCCCACGCCGCCTGCCCGGTCCTCGCGGTGCCGCCCTCACCGCTGGCGGCCGACTGGAAGGCCGCGCACCGGCGCAACGCGCTGCGGCTGCCGCTCGACACCCGTCATCTCACCGACGAGACGCAGGCGAAGGTCCCGCCCGAGCGGTGA
- a CDS encoding helix-turn-helix transcriptional regulator, whose product MATAEFGCTVRRWRDRVSPEAAGLPAGGQRRAAGLRREELAMLAGISVDYVTRLEQGRASNPSPQVVEALARALRLSGTERAHLFRLAGLLAPGGDTVPTHVTPSVQRLLDRLAGTPAAVFDASWTLLFANPPYAALMGDPSGWRGNERNSVWRHFVGPGSRARHTPESLRAFERALVADLRATVARYPEDSRLRRLVGELRARSGRFGELWESGAVGAHEAARKVIEHPQVGDVTLDCDVLAVSGSDLRIMVYTAEPGSEDADRLALLTVLGTQTLTR is encoded by the coding sequence ATGGCGACAGCGGAATTCGGCTGTACGGTACGCCGCTGGCGGGACCGGGTGTCCCCGGAGGCGGCCGGGCTGCCCGCCGGCGGGCAACGGCGGGCGGCGGGGCTGCGTCGCGAGGAGCTGGCCATGCTGGCCGGCATCTCCGTCGACTACGTCACCCGGCTCGAACAGGGGCGGGCGTCCAACCCTTCGCCCCAGGTCGTCGAGGCGCTGGCGCGGGCGCTGCGGCTGTCGGGCACCGAGCGGGCGCATCTGTTCCGGCTGGCCGGGCTGCTGGCGCCGGGCGGGGACACCGTGCCCACGCATGTGACGCCCAGTGTGCAGCGGCTGCTCGACCGGCTGGCGGGGACGCCGGCCGCGGTGTTCGACGCGTCCTGGACGCTGCTGTTCGCCAATCCGCCGTACGCGGCGCTGATGGGCGATCCGTCCGGGTGGCGGGGCAATGAACGCAACAGTGTGTGGCGGCACTTCGTCGGGCCGGGCAGCCGGGCGCGGCACACGCCGGAGTCCCTGCGGGCGTTCGAGCGGGCGCTCGTCGCCGATCTGCGGGCGACCGTCGCCCGCTATCCGGAGGATTCGCGGTTGCGGCGGCTGGTGGGTGAACTGCGGGCGCGCAGTGGGCGGTTCGGGGAGTTGTGGGAGTCGGGGGCGGTGGGTGCGCACGAGGCGGCGCGCAAGGTCATCGAGCATCCTCAGGTGGGGGATGTGACGCTGGACTGCGACGTGCTCGCGGTGTCCGGCAGTGATCTGCGGATCATGGTGTACACGGCGGAGCCGGGGAGCGAGGACGCGGACCGGCTGGCGCTGTTGACGGTTCTGGGTACGCAGACGCTGACGCGGTGA
- a CDS encoding SDR family NAD(P)-dependent oxidoreductase, with the protein MTTTLITGANKGLGLETARRLTDAGHTVYLGSRDAARGRRAADAVGARLLVLDVTDDASVAAAAEAVEADGSGLDVLINNAGIEGRGPGNSVIGAADVTADMMREVFETNVFGTVRVTHAFLPLLRRSPAPVIVNVSSGLASLTGMTTPGTPAYGYPGVAYPASKTAVNTVTVQFAKAFPEMRINAVEPGFTKTDLNGNTGIQTVEEGAEIIVRMARVGADGPTGGYFTAEGPLPW; encoded by the coding sequence ATGACCACGACACTGATCACCGGGGCCAACAAGGGCCTCGGCCTGGAGACCGCTCGCCGCCTCACCGACGCGGGACACACCGTCTACCTCGGCAGCCGGGACGCCGCACGCGGGCGCCGGGCGGCCGACGCGGTCGGCGCCCGCCTGCTCGTCCTCGACGTCACCGACGACGCCTCCGTCGCGGCGGCGGCCGAGGCCGTCGAGGCGGACGGCTCCGGCCTGGACGTACTGATCAACAACGCCGGCATCGAGGGCCGCGGCCCCGGCAACAGCGTCATCGGCGCCGCGGACGTCACGGCGGACATGATGCGGGAGGTGTTCGAGACGAACGTCTTCGGCACGGTCCGCGTCACCCACGCCTTCCTGCCCCTGCTGCGCCGCTCACCCGCCCCGGTGATCGTCAACGTCAGCAGCGGCCTCGCCTCGCTGACCGGCATGACCACCCCGGGCACACCGGCGTACGGCTACCCGGGCGTCGCCTACCCGGCCTCGAAGACGGCCGTCAACACGGTCACCGTGCAGTTCGCCAAGGCGTTCCCGGAGATGCGGATCAACGCGGTCGAGCCCGGCTTCACCAAGACGGACCTCAACGGCAACACCGGGATCCAGACCGTGGAGGAGGGCGCCGAGATCATCGTACGGATGGCGCGGGTGGGGGCGGACGGTCCCACGGGCGGCTACTTCACCGCCGAGGGCCCGCTGCCCTGGTGA
- a CDS encoding hemerythrin domain-containing protein: MGHGGDVIHELTTDHREVEEMFAKFEALPAGDSRRKELADQATIELVRHSVAEEMHLYPAVRKYLPDGDSLADKEIEDHSTAERTMKELEGCQADDPRFDQLMTSLMSEIREHVADEENNLFPRLRQAADAEDLEKLGEKVRTAKKTAPTRPHPASPDKPPANKLLAPGAGMVDRVRDALSGRGKSS; the protein is encoded by the coding sequence GTGGGACACGGCGGAGACGTCATTCACGAACTGACCACCGACCATCGCGAAGTGGAGGAGATGTTCGCCAAATTCGAGGCACTTCCGGCCGGGGACAGCCGCCGCAAGGAGCTGGCCGACCAGGCCACGATCGAACTCGTGCGCCATTCCGTGGCCGAGGAGATGCACCTCTACCCTGCGGTGCGCAAGTACCTCCCCGACGGCGACTCCCTCGCCGACAAGGAGATCGAGGACCACAGCACGGCCGAGCGCACCATGAAGGAGCTGGAGGGCTGTCAGGCCGACGACCCCCGCTTCGACCAGTTGATGACCTCCCTGATGAGCGAGATCCGCGAGCATGTCGCCGACGAGGAGAACAACCTCTTCCCGCGGCTGCGCCAGGCGGCCGACGCGGAGGACCTCGAGAAGCTCGGCGAGAAGGTCCGTACGGCCAAGAAGACGGCCCCGACCCGGCCGCACCCCGCCTCCCCGGACAAGCCGCCGGCCAACAAGCTGCTGGCCCCCGGCGCCGGCATGGTCGACCGGGTCCGCGACGCCCTGTCGGGCCGCGGCAAGAGCAGCTGA
- a CDS encoding phosphatase PAP2 family protein, which yields MDLADLADRTVLAWVAVCAAPVLLCAAGLPCWRWRWPLVPVLCREAGVVCAVFVVWQIPTRMAAGDLATATARAVRVHSWEESLGLPDEVSWQRAVLPRPWLVQAANWYYAVLHFGAMAAVLVWLFWRHRTAYRRLRTCVVLVTVASLLLQLIAVAPPRLVPRLGFVDTAAVYGQSVYGGGPGSVVADELAAVPSVHVAWAVLVAAAVVLAGRGRARWAAVAHPVLTLVVVVVTGNHFWFDAAAAVLVVAVCAGVQWAAVRHLAPRVRGTGRRSRPAPVVSAGAAAAEPDPGHGPRRTTASPGRR from the coding sequence GTGGATCTCGCGGACCTCGCGGACCGGACCGTGCTCGCCTGGGTCGCCGTCTGCGCGGCCCCCGTGCTGCTGTGCGCGGCGGGGCTGCCGTGCTGGCGCTGGCGGTGGCCGCTCGTGCCGGTGCTGTGCCGCGAGGCCGGGGTCGTGTGCGCGGTGTTCGTGGTCTGGCAGATCCCCACCCGGATGGCGGCCGGGGACCTCGCCACGGCCACCGCGCGGGCGGTGCGCGTCCACTCCTGGGAGGAGTCGCTCGGCCTGCCCGACGAGGTCTCCTGGCAGCGGGCCGTGCTCCCCCGCCCATGGCTGGTGCAGGCCGCCAACTGGTACTACGCGGTGCTGCACTTCGGCGCCATGGCCGCGGTGCTGGTGTGGCTGTTCTGGCGGCACCGCACCGCCTACCGTCGGCTGCGGACCTGCGTGGTGCTGGTGACCGTCGCCTCGCTGCTCCTGCAACTGATCGCCGTGGCCCCGCCGCGCCTGGTGCCGCGGCTCGGTTTCGTGGACACCGCGGCCGTGTACGGGCAGTCCGTGTACGGGGGCGGCCCGGGGAGCGTCGTCGCCGACGAACTCGCGGCGGTGCCCTCCGTGCATGTGGCGTGGGCGGTGCTCGTCGCGGCGGCCGTCGTCCTGGCGGGGCGCGGGCGGGCGCGCTGGGCGGCCGTCGCGCATCCGGTCCTCACCCTGGTGGTGGTGGTCGTCACCGGCAACCACTTCTGGTTCGACGCGGCGGCGGCCGTCCTCGTCGTCGCGGTGTGCGCCGGGGTGCAGTGGGCCGCGGTGCGCCACCTCGCGCCCCGGGTGCGCGGTACGGGGCGGCGCTCCCGGCCCGCTCCGGTCGTGTCCGCGGGCGCCGCCGCCGCGGAGCCGGACCCCGGCCACGGGCCCCGGCGGACCACCGCCTCACCGGGGAGACGGTGA
- a CDS encoding alpha/beta fold hydrolase, translating into MPPSPATTATALTHRLVPAPAGRIHLAEQGSGPLVLLVHGFPESWYSWRHQLPALAAAGYRVAALDVRGYGRSSRPAAVEAYRMRELVEDCVAVVEALGERTAVVVGHDWGANIAAGCALLRPEVFRAVAMLSVPYAPFGGPRPTEVFARIGGEDEFYVSYFQEPGRAEAEIEPDVRGWLAGVYAALSADTMPAPGAPDPHFVSRGGRMRDRFPAGRLPSWLTEDELDVYAGEFERTGLTGALNRYRNMDRDWADLTAHHGAALTQPSFFAGGALDASTTWMSDAIEAFPHTLPGLVSSHLLEGCGHWIQQERPEEVNRLLTEWLAALPDA; encoded by the coding sequence GTGCCACCTTCGCCCGCCACCACCGCCACCGCCCTCACCCACCGCCTGGTGCCCGCGCCCGCCGGGCGGATCCATCTGGCCGAGCAGGGCAGCGGGCCGCTGGTCCTGCTCGTGCACGGCTTCCCGGAGTCCTGGTACTCCTGGCGCCACCAGCTCCCCGCCCTCGCCGCCGCCGGGTACCGCGTCGCGGCCCTCGACGTACGCGGCTACGGGCGCTCCTCGCGGCCCGCGGCGGTGGAGGCGTACCGCATGCGTGAGCTGGTCGAGGACTGCGTCGCGGTCGTGGAGGCCCTGGGCGAGCGGACGGCGGTGGTCGTCGGGCACGACTGGGGCGCGAACATCGCCGCCGGCTGCGCACTGCTGCGGCCCGAGGTGTTCCGCGCCGTCGCGATGCTCAGCGTCCCCTACGCCCCGTTCGGCGGTCCCCGGCCCACCGAGGTCTTCGCACGGATCGGCGGCGAGGACGAGTTCTACGTCTCCTACTTCCAGGAGCCCGGCCGCGCCGAGGCGGAGATCGAGCCCGACGTGCGGGGCTGGCTGGCCGGCGTCTACGCCGCGCTGTCCGCCGACACGATGCCCGCCCCCGGCGCACCCGACCCGCACTTCGTCTCGCGCGGCGGGAGGATGCGCGACCGGTTCCCCGCCGGGCGGCTGCCGTCCTGGCTCACCGAGGACGAACTCGACGTCTACGCGGGCGAGTTCGAGCGGACCGGGCTGACCGGGGCGCTCAACCGCTACCGGAACATGGACCGCGACTGGGCCGACCTCACCGCCCACCACGGCGCCGCCCTCACCCAGCCGTCCTTCTTCGCGGGCGGGGCGCTGGACGCGTCCACCACCTGGATGAGCGACGCGATCGAGGCGTTCCCGCACACCCTGCCCGGGCTGGTCTCCTCGCACCTGCTGGAGGGCTGCGGCCACTGGATCCAGCAGGAGCGTCCGGAGGAGGTCAACCGGCTGCTCACGGAGTGGCTGGCCGCACTGCCGGACGCCTGA